AGTGCAGGGTTCGACTTCACATGATCCCTCAAGAGCTGCTGCGACGACACACGATCGGCCAACACTGGCTGCCCATCATACAGTTCCCAGGGATCGCTGCCATGAGCCGGTCTTCCAAATGGCTTTCCAAGGATGTCATTTTCAGAAGCAATTAGTTCCTGGAAGGCATGAGGGCCACCTGGCTGCATTGCTCGGAAGAAGCCGGGCTTGGGCTCGTGATAGGTGGAGCCATTAGGGTACAGACTGTTCGGAGACCTTGGCGTGCTTCCAAAGCCATCATGGTGGAATGCGGACTGCTGGAGGTGATGAAAGGGGTCGACGACCCAGAGGTAGTTCTAGGACTGGATATGGGAGAAGTGGACATCCTTCCATTCATATGTTGAGGAGATCTTGGGTGGAGGAGAGGGCTTCCAATGGGAGATACTGGACATGTCCTCGGCATAGGACTATCACTGAAAATCATAACCACATGATATTCAATTCAGGAAATTTAATGTCCAGCAGAGGTGAAACCCAACTTGAAGACTATTGTAAAGTCTTTGTAAGATGCAAGGTAAAATAGCAGTTTAGATATTAAAGAAATGAGAAATGCTTCAGTGCTtccagagcactataagttataaggCTCCTAGTTGCAACAGTTAAGTTAGACAATCCAATAGACCGTTCTGAACTCCCATTAAGTCCAGGACACATTCTCTCAGGCTACCATTAAAAAAGTATATATATCTCACTGATCGGATAATCCAGTCCAATCTTTATTTTGCCTTATTCTCTATAGCCAACCTATTTCTGCAATTGCCATAAaaaatgattctttagaatcataagcaatccatgatgggctcTAGCAAATATATGGATCAAAACTTCCAGTGGTGGTATGTGATGGACTGTTACGTAGGTTGATCAGAAGCGCACACAAACTCAGAACCTCATTACAACAGGAAATAAGCCACCCCAAACTAACATatgaagatggagagagagagagagagagagagagagagagacagagagagagagagagagacctggttGATGAATGAGTTTTTGCCCCTGCCCCTCGAAGCTGATGGATTGCCAGCCCCTCCATATCCAGAGACAGCTGATGGAGAGCTAGTCCTCCATACTCCAAATTCCCTAtttaagattttatttatttattgtttttttttttcattttttccattTTCCTCTGTGATGATTGATGAATATAACAATATACAGTTCTTTCCCAATGGCATTGAAACTTCATTGCTATTAGGAACTGCTGAATCTGATCTTGATACACATCATTGGAAGCTATGCCTCCTGCAGAAAATCAGAATTTCAAAAATACCAACATCAGTTGCTGCGTCGGATGTGATTAAAAGCTCCCAATGAAACTAAATCTATGAACATAACAGTAAAATGCAAGTGATCTTTCAACTCTATGGAATCCATCTTCAACTAATGCCACATCCAATATCAGTCAATGTGGTGGGGTAGGACACTAGTCAAAGCTAGGACTCAGATGAAAATCCCAAATTCTTTAGAGATTTCTGCGGACTGACCCCAAATCTTAATCAGGATAGCAGATGGCAGATCTATGGAATTTTGGTGTTGTTCTTTCGTCACAATACTCAGGAAGAACACAAAATTGCACCCTCGCAATCTCGGGGCATGTGTACAGTATAGGAAGCAGTCAAGAAATGCACCACCATCGACAATAGGCTAAAATTCGACACGATCTTCTCAATGGGCAAACATAAGTTTAAAAGAGATAGCCATCCAGCAGGGAAAAGTCCTCTGATTGACCTGTTATGATCATTTGAACAGCGCAAGCTTTTTGGTTACAGAAAATCCATAATGGGCCCACATCTTGACCCATTCCAATTGTTGGTCATTACCCATCCAACTTCCTAAAtgcacatcccatcacaagtacCATTCAAAACGTGCAATGCTGAAACCAAACAGAAAAAATGGTGGAAAATATTCACAATCTGACTTAACTCACATGGAAATCGAAAAGTTCCTCAGTTATCTTGAGGTCTGTTGTCTGAATGCTGGCATAGCACAACAATCACTTTAAGTTATCATCAAAGTCATCTCCCATCACAAGAGAGGAGATATCAGACATGTCATGAGTGCTGTACATGAATGTAGTGGGGAGTCTTACGAATGCAATGGTTTACACAAGGCTAGAAATGTCACAAGCGGTTAGCGTAGTCAATAGACGTATGGTGGAATCCGGGAAAAGGGCATTGGAATGTAGTTAAATGAATTCGCTCAAAGGGGCAAGGGTTTTGTAAGGTGAGAGGGTTTTCTGCACTTATAAGAACTTAGGAAATGATTTTCTTAAAAGGTAGGTTTTTCTTAGATTATGCATTGTAAGGGAAGATTGGGTTCCTTCTTTAATCAGAAAAGATGAGTGGTATAACTCTAAGATTTTGACTACATTAGATATCTTTGTCTCTCTGTACCGTGCCGTGGTTCTTTTGTCACAAAggtttttcatataaaaattgTGTTTGTATTTTGATTTGGTTGGTTATTTCTATTTGACTGTTATATCTACCTTGTATGCGCTTATTCCACTTGGAGTGTGATTTTCCCGGCTAAAGCCATGGCCTTGTGCAGCCAGAGCAGCTGTCTATCTCTAGGTCTGAATCTCAGATCCAGGTTGTGCATCAATTGGATATGGGCGTTCTTCAGATGTCGTCGGATTCTCTTATTGCCCGGAAGTTCCACCTGTTTCCTGCTACTAATCAACCAACAAAACTCACCCTTGCCAGCTCCCATGGCTTCATCCGGCGGTGCGCGTCTCGCAAGCTCTATTGCTGTTGGGTCTTCCCGATGGAGCATCAGAAGTCAATCGCCGGTGGCTGGTGATTCGCACTCATCCCAGACGCTGTAGGTGGAAGGAGCTCCAAGCGGCGGAAATGGTGAAACCTCTCCTTCTCTGTCTACGTAGCAGCTCTGAACTCCGGTAACATTTCCCTATATTCCAATTCCACCCAACCAGGGCAGCAACCCCAGCATTCCCGCAATCCCGCAACGGTCGGCCTCTCCCCTGAAACGATCGAAATTTCGACCGTTGGAGGTGAATGCCAAATGCACGTAAGGCCCATCCCGATTTCCAGGACCATGACGGGAATAGCGGGACATGACCCGGCTGTTATGAGTAGTGCTGGACCTAACCGAGCTCCCAGGCCCACTCCGAAACCGATTCTGGGCCCATGCCCAATGTCTCCAGCGTTTCTAGAGCCAGACGCAGTGTGCCTTCCTACCAATCTGGGCTTGCTGTGGGGCCTGCAACTCTGGCTTCTGAATCTCTAGGATGAGTGGTCCGGCCCATTAATGTTGGGCCTCGTTTCTAGGCCCATTTCTAGACTAACAAAGATTCATCCCTATGGACGTCCACAAAGCAAGGGACCAGCCCCTTAATCAATCTAATACGTTGATATTGGGTAGTGGGCCTAATCTTTCAGGTTTTGTGGTTTTGGGTACTAACCCCAATTCTATAACTGGGCATTCAAATGGAGCCTTTCATGATGCAATAGGGTCTGTTGTTTCCGATGGGAAACTCTATGAATTGGATTCTGACGGGCTCCTTAGCCCATTTGATGGCCACAGACCTGCCACGCCATCTACTGTTCGCTCCGGCCCCTTTCGTCTCTCCATTTTACAGCCCTTAGGACCCGATCTTTTGACACCCCCGCTAGGGCTGTTGGGGTTCGGGGCTCATTTTTAGGACCTCAAACCAGATCCATTCTGGTACCCGTCGGGTCTTTGGACCTTGGTTTCTATCACTTTTCTAACAGGGTCCTGATCCAATAAGGGCATTTCAATGGACCCACTTAATGATGCTAATTGCACTGCAAGGATGTGGTCATCTCACACTTGGAAATGAAACACGTGTGTATGGATCTGAGCCGCTCGTCAGGAAATCCCAAAATGTGATAAGTAGTTCAAATTTTGTAGCCTGAGACTGCTGGGAAGTATAGGGCCTGACCCTGGACTGTTGAATCCGGGCTCGTTAATCTTCTTGGACTCAGCAATTTAGCCAGTATCTAACCATTGATCACACAACCCTTCAATATTCAGCGTTGCCATCTCTTggtattttttttagaaaatattttacAAATAATATTggaaatcgaaaaaaaaaaaataccaccaGACTGAATTACGTATGTAATACGTTGTCAAAGCTTGATTCGCCTTCTTCTCGATTGATATTGAGACTGTTGATAGGTCACAGGAGAATTGCTTACAGGATCAgacaagtttttttttccttaaggTCCTGCATGTATCAATTACAAAGAGACCTACTCAGGGGACTCGGCTAACGCAGTGCAACAATTACAAAGGGACCTACTCACAGGGACTCGGTTAACGCAGTTCGTTACTCTGGCAAATTTGTTGAGTGACCAAACTTAGTGATTGAAACAAGATTCGAGTCACTCAGTAAGTTTTTCTTGAATAACGTTAAAAGAAAAGCTTTGAGAGATCAGATCGAATTTAATTAATTGGACTTGGATAATTTTGGACCTGGAGGGTTTAGTTTATATAGCATCTGGGGTGTGGACTGTTGCTAGGAGGTCATCAATGATTAAGAACGTTTGTGAAATATTTCTAACCATTGGAACTAATTTAAGAACATTTCAGATTGTTAGATCATCAAGAGCCGTCCGTTTTTGGACTGTTTTGGCTATTAAGGCTATTAACTGTTCTAAAAAATAGTCGATGATTTTGGATCTGTTGACCTGACCATTTGCAGCATCTAGTGCCACTACGGTTACACTGCTCACGCTCATGCCTATGCCCGAGCCCGAGAGCACGTGTGTTATATGAACTAAGCATCTCTACCTCCATTTCTCCAAATACACCCAAAGACTTATAAATAAAAAGTTTTCTCCCACTTCATTCAATGTGAGACTAAACAAAAAAgtaaattttcttttgttttattttttcaatttcattttggcgaaaaacaaaattttcaaaaaagaatATTTACTTTTAAAACCAAGATCTCAAGATCTCTATCAACAGTTGGTCGCTGTACGTAGTCGTTGGTTGGACAGATTTTGTGGCCTCGTGGTGTGTTGAGGCGTGACGTAgcaaagttctatgggtcccacatgatgtatgtattatatccacatcgtccatccatttttggagatcattttgtTGAATCAGtttgaaaatgaagcagatccaaagctaaagtagaccaGACCTAGAAAGTAGTTAGGAAAGTGATGTGCCCACCGCTAATGTTTATTTCCTATCCATCCTATTTATAAGATCAAactgatgaagagaaaatacagatatcatcttgatccaaaacatcagtgCCCCCCaacaagcttttaatggtaggcgttcaatccccaatgcTTTTCATAATGTGATCCagtcatttttgggttcatgccctaaaattattcgCAAATTAGATCTacaatgtagatataacacatacactatAGCGGGCCCACAGAATGTTGCCATGTCAACACATTATGAGTGTGCCATcaaggcaatccgcgtccctaaaAGTTGgcaacgggagcggattaggtgagatcccgACTCACCAAGTCAGTGCGGGCCTTACCCtacgcccaccttgatatatgtatactaaatccataccgttcatttgtttttttatttttattttaaagattattttctaGCATGAACtcagaaatgaagtagatctagttctaaggtggaccataccttagggaaaccgtggtgattgtcCATAAAGGGGCAATTAAAGTTTTGATGAGCTGATATTTACTTTTTCCCTTAGTgataccttatcaacaggtttgatggcaaataagcattatgaaaACATTACGAAGAGTCCGATGAGTTTTGAATGGTAGGGTCTTTAATAACtagtgtttcctatggtatggtatgTTGGGGTTTGTGCTGCAAAATCACACAAATAtaaatctaggataacaatccaagagaatcaagcaatcacaagagaacacaaagatttaacgtaaaaaacccttgtgagaaaaaaccatctgcgtaaccttcgactagtcgagccagggcttCAACTGGTTGAGCGTCCCGAAAATCTCAAATACGTCGttactagacttcgagtcgaactatcttcgactagtcaaagggaccttcgactaatcgagccagtccctcgactggttgagcatgaccaagatttaagacattctttaacaacaatcttcaccatgtctttaatcttcaaccgtgtagcttcttgacctcttctcttatctctgtatTGCAttatagcttcaatcaatgcttctcgtgcatactccatCATTCTTTTATGTCATCGTTAAGCCTAGAAAAGTTACACGGAACTTGAACTTCTCCTTAGGAACAACCTTAGTAAACATGTCTGTTGGATTCATACtgatgtgaatcttctctagtgttatgcctccttccccaagcacttgtcggataaaatggtaacgaacatcaatgtgtttagtacgtgagtgataaacagaaatTTTAACCAAATTAATAGCGCTcttgctatcacagttaaccggcacgaccacctgctgaagtctcaactgatttatcatgcctcttaaccaaacattTTCCTTAAACGCTTCCATCACTGCCGTATATTCTGCTTCAGTAGTGGAAAGAGCcatcacggactgaagcttcgacatctaactgattgctccacccactagtacaaacgagtatcctgaagtaaactttctagaatccacactACCTATataatctaaatccacataccaTACCAACTTTGcccttgtcttctcaaaagttaagact
This DNA window, taken from Magnolia sinica isolate HGM2019 chromosome 14, MsV1, whole genome shotgun sequence, encodes the following:
- the LOC131224755 gene encoding mitogen-activated protein kinase kinase kinase YODA-like encodes the protein MEGLAIHQLRGAGAKTHSSTSDSPMPRTCPVSPIGSPLLHPRSPQHMNGRMSTSPISSPRTTSGSSTPFITSSSPHSTMMALEARQGLRTVCTLMAPPITSPSPASSEQCSQVALMPSRN